A window of the Pecten maximus chromosome 19, xPecMax1.1, whole genome shotgun sequence genome harbors these coding sequences:
- the LOC117317516 gene encoding uncharacterized protein LOC117317516 has protein sequence MGPKQRGTTISTRAVPYDLDLPENWTNKKLREELVKLGVTVNSAMKKSQLITMFKEASFNSRGNQSTEVNQSSVTDSDPGRMWNSSNNNIRNSQQDGVLSAISQLSDTLTARLTDSLSSMRSDINLIQQRINTMERSHSSAAAAAGSFQQVARDAAPSLGVNFNMSAQSGSQETSNHGSNDTDATGRYTLQTAITAHASDGEVPWPSPRGRYSTDTMLGSFQPDDPMTVEVNRLWELSLPL, from the exons ATGGGACCCAAACAAAGGGGAACCACAATATCTACTCGTGCTGTGCCTTACGATCTCGATCTCCCGGAAAATTGGACCAACAAGAAACTACGCGAAGAACTAGTTAAGCTTGGTGTGACAGTCAATAGTGCCATGAAAAAATCACAACTGATCACAATGTTCAAAGAAGCAAGTTTTAATTCTCGCGGGAATCAGTCTACCGAAGTAAATCAGTCATCCGTAACGGACAGTGACCCTGGGCGGATGTGGAACTCTTCAAACAATAACATCAGAAATAGTCAACAAGATGGCGTCCTGTCAGCCATTTCACAGTTGTCGGACACTTTGACCGCACGTTTGACAGATTCCCTGTCTTCAATGAGATCAGACATTAATCTAATCCAGCAGAGAATTAACACTATGGAGAGATCGCATTCGTCAGCGGCGGCGGCAGCAGGTAGTTTTCAACAAGTAGCCCGAGACGCGGCCCCAAGTTTGGGGGTAAACTTCAACATGTCGGCACAGAGTGGATCGCAGGAAACAAGTAATCATGGCAGCAACGACACAGATGCTACCGGCAGATATACTCTACAGACAGCCATAACAGCACACGCCTCAG ATGGAGAAGTTCCGTGGCCTAGCCCCAGGGGCAGATACTCAACCGACACCATGCTTGGATCCTTCCAGCCTGATGATCCTATGACAGTAGAAGTAAATCGTTTGTGGGAACTTTCG TTACCACTATGA